Proteins from a genomic interval of Zingiber officinale cultivar Zhangliang chromosome 2A, Zo_v1.1, whole genome shotgun sequence:
- the LOC122043968 gene encoding fasciclin-like arabinogalactan protein 14: MAIKVNTLLAFPLLLILLPFASSHNITTILSNFPEFSSFNDLLSRTGVASQINSRATITVLAVDNGAASAISSRPPNELRNILAVHVVLDYYDADKLQKLANHTAILTTLFQTTGLAAGHNGFLNVTDTGNSQVAFGSAAPGSGLVSNLVKVVAEQPYNISVLQVSSVVVPPGIDGAANNGSGNSSAAGAPAHAPPSGDPAPEKAPSPAGDAPPAGSPASEKAPLPAGDAPPAGSPPSEKAPSPAGDAPPAGSPASEKAPSPAGDSPPAGSPASEKAPSPAGDAPSSEASAAPSSGSSDASPAPAADGPSDSPAEGPGGAGDEAADGAGNHSAAEKAVAGLAGVAAAISFAALGSL; encoded by the exons ATGGCCATCAAAGTAAACACACTCTTGGCTTTTCCTCTCCTTCTCATACTCCTTCCCTTTGCTTCCTCCCACAACATCACCACGATCCTCTCCAACTTCCCAGAATTCTCCTCCTTCAACGACCTCCTCAGCCGCACCGGCGTCGCCTCGCAGATCAACTCCCGGGCCACCATCACCGTCCTCGCCGTCGACAACGGCGCCGCCTCTGCCATCTCCAGCCGCCCGCCCAACGAGCTCAGGAACATCCTCGCCGTCCACGTCGTCCTCGACTACTACGACGCTGACAAGCTCCAGAAGCTCGCCAACCACACCGCcatcctcaccaccctcttccaGACGACCGGCCTCGCCGCCGGCCACAACGGCTTCCTCAACGTCACCGACACCGGGAACAGCCAGGTCGCCTTCGGCTCCGCCGCCCCTGGCTCCGGCCTCGTCTCGAACCTCGTCAAG GTGGTCGCTGAGCAGCCGTACAACATCTCTGTTCTCCAAGTTAGCAGCGTCGTCGTGCCTCCTGGCATCGACGGCGCCGCCAATAATGGCTCCGGTAACAGCTCGGCCGCCGGGGCTCCCGCACACGCGCCGCCTTCGGGAGATCCGGCGCCAGAAAAAGCGCCATCGCCTGCAGGTGACGCTCCTCCGGCGGGATCTCCGGCATCTGAAAAGGCGCCATTGCCTGCAGGTGACGCTCCGCCGGCGGGATCTCCGCCATCTGAAAAGGCGCCATCGCCTGCAGGTGACGCTCCGCCGGCGGGATCTCCGGCATCTGAAAAGGCGCCATCGCCTGCAGGTGACTCTCCGCCGGCGGGATCTCCGGCATCTGAAAAGGCGCCTTCGCCTGCAGGTGACGCGCCGTCGTCGGAGGCGAGTGCTGCGCCGTCTTCAGGCTCCTCTGACGCGTCTCCCGCCCCCGCGGCGGATGGGCCGAGCGATTCTCCTGCGGAGGGACCTGGAGGCGCCGGGGACGAAGCGGCAGATGGGGCTGGGAATCATTCGGCGGCGGAGAAGGCGGTGGCCGGGCTCGCCGGAGTTGCTGCGGCGATAAGCTTTGCGGCGTTGGGTTCTCTGTAA